The Rhodamnia argentea isolate NSW1041297 chromosome 10, ASM2092103v1, whole genome shotgun sequence sequence TAAAGTatcttttaaatcattcattttcaacGAAACAAACGTGACCTAAGTAATGACTCTGGATTTAACCTAAACACTTCGTTTTACTAGATTCAATTCGCGAATTGTGCCGAATGGCACGAGTTTACCTAGCCATTGGACTAAGCATAGAATAGCTCAATTCTTGTAAGAAAAGTTGTTTATGATAATTAAAGTTACTattattttaattgattttagcttatttttaaccAGAAAAGTCCAAAACGCATGGCAAGATTTGCTCATAGAAAATTTACCTAGGTAATATAAAAGGCCACTTAGGCAATATGAAAAAGCTTGTTTTCAATAATCAGTGGAAACTTATTCTCTGCTCAAAATTTATATGCTAATTTTCAATAGTTTCAGAGTCGCTTCTAACTCGTGacacgaacaaaaaaaaaaaaattggccaaattatttgtgaaatatataaatttatatGGTAGAAGCAAAAATGGTGCACAGTTTTGTGTGggtaaaatatggaaaattttgtaaaaggAGAAATGAATATATCATTCAATCTATTTTATAAAAACAAATGTATTCACCGAACGAGGAGAAAGATTACCTATATTGAGAATCTACCGCGGGATTCGGACAAATTCGTTAGATAACATGGTAACTATGTTCAAATTTTGAATTACATTTTGCCGTTGTTAATGCACACTCaccattaatttttttcgagcCAACATGGTTATCTTGtggaaatgatttgaaaaaaaaaaattgcgactTAAGGTTCGTTTCGAGTCTGCTTTACTAAATAGGGAGATATcgaaatatttatgaaaattcGCTGATTTGCAATGCACGATTTGCAGAGCTAAGAATGTTCTTAGCTTGTTGGCCCAAAATGAGAAAGTCCTTATCTCATGCCTTTCAAATTTCCATTACAATGAGTATTATTGGGGTTTGATTTCAACTATTTGGCCGAAAAAACATAGGAATACATAAATTTAGCAATTGCGGCAATTGtgccttttttgaaattacaCATTCTACTAAGCAAATGTAATATAATTTCTTTAGCCAATAAACAAAATTAGCGATCAATAGACATACAGCCCTACTAGTAAAGAAATTGGGAGAGAGAACGGTAATATCATAAGCGTGGGATTTGGCTTCCTGCAAAGAAGTAAAGTAAAAGTCGGATagagcaaaattaaaaataagtgaaataagaaaattagaaaTAGGTTAAACAAAAAAAGACTAATTGCGGTTTGTGGAAATGAATTATTTTCAAAGGAATATACCTCCGTCCGTTATGACCATTATATATTCACGTGACATCTCTagaaattccgaccaaaaaaaaaaaagacatctCTAAaaggattttatttattatttatggtTGTTTGTTTTATTTCGTAGACATGGCCACCGGCTTTTTCCCCAGGTCCCCTACGGCTTGATCGGGCTCGCCGATTCCAATTACGCCGCCTAGGGGCCGTTGGCCCTTTTGTGGACCGGCAACTAGCGGTGGATtagcaaaaatttaaaaaggaaaggCCCATGTGACCGTCTTGTGCCACACTCCTTGGCAGATTTTCCGGTCGAACACGTGTTGGTGTCCAACGCGGACATTGTGCCCTATCGGTCACGCGTGTCCGCTCGCCGGGTCAACCGACCGACACCGGAGGAGTCGTGTCCATTTGCCTCCCATCGACACCTCCGCTCAGGTCAGGGGCCCCTCCGCCCTCGACGGCTTGGCCGCCGGCCTTCGCTCGCGTCCACGCTCGCCTCACCTTCTTCAAGGATATGGTGTGCTCATTAGTGGATGGATGCGCTGACGAAAAGGCACTTCCTTGGAAACTAGCGAGGGACATGGTCTGTATGAGGAAATTTGTTTGATGCACTGAAGAGGTACTTGTTGGTTGTTTTTTTGATTGATAGATGAAGCGACTATTGAGACCCCCACGAAAGAAagtgataaaaataatatttccttCTTGTGCTACTCCccccttttaaatttttttcatatcctCTTGCAGTATTAtcccttgaaaatattttttttctctgatttgccatctctctttaaatttttctatttccataaaaaaataacgATCAATCGATGTTCGATGAAATAATTTTCTACATGAACCAggcctaaataaaaaataagaaaataaatttctatgtTATTGTTGTTGGGACCATCCATTCTCTACCTTATTGATTCCATTCAAGATCGGTATTTTATGAATCCTAATATTTGGAATCATaagaataataatttattacatatatatatacaaaatatatatttaatatacggCGTGTCTCAAtatgtcaaaattctctattttttaaaaaattacgtgTCGGCGTGTTGTGTGTTGTCATGTCGTATTATATCCCGTGTCCCGTGTAGTGTTTGTGCTACATAGGTGACCGTTGCCTTGCAACAATCactcccctctttttttttttctttctttattagtTTAAAAATTCTATCATAAGTTCCTAACCATTATAAATACTCATtccatctctcttttttccattcattctctcaattttttttctcacaatccttctctcaattttctcaaaaaacaaAGGCAAGAATCCAATGGGGAAATCCAATTACCCTCTCGATCCTCATGATtatgcaaattgaaaatttgatgtTAATGATATCAATATTATTCCCAATATGGAGCACGTCATAATGCAAGAAAGTCTTTATCATCTTATTGATATGGAagaaatgtcaacaacaaaTGAGCCTGGAATAGGAGGTTACATCCGACATATGGACGGACCACTTCACGAATAAGCAAAGATTTGATTTAGATGCAAAAATGTATGAGGTAACTTGTAAATATTGTGGGACAACATACAAATATATAAGTGGAGGTGGCTATGGAACATGCAAATGGTATCTTAGGGTGAAACATCCAACTAAAGCAGGAATTGACACTaggcaacaaaaaaatttcgtgTACGTCAATTCTAACACTTCTccttataaagaagaattagctaaATGTATTTTCGTTGATCATTTATcgtttaatttttgtgaaaattttggttttaatcattttatacaaACTGCATGTGTTCCACAAGCAAAACCTATTCCGAGAAATACACTTAAACGCGtagttttttatatttataatagaggaaaaaagatttaagaattttttttatgaattttaatggacgtgtacatataggtagcgatatttggtgtgatccttggcaaaatcatttttatatgggtataacatgtcattggatagatgatgaatggaatattaaaaaaaaaattattgcatttAGAGCTTTTTATGATAGGTATAtggcaaataatatttatagaataattagacaaattttagaagaataatatttgcttaataaaaattttcagttAGTTTTGATAATGTCACGGCAAATACCGTTTCAATTGttgatttagaaaagatttgtaaactcgcttttggtggataattttttcgatagatgtgcttatcatttttttctcaacccaataaaaacaacaattcaattttcatgaaaacatcCCCAAATTATAAAAGAATGGTGCGTATTTTGAAAAGCAAATAGAAAAAgatcaaaaagattttcaagagaTGTTCTAAATAATTGGAATTCTACTTAGGAGTTGCTTAatgaatcttttgcatataaagatttattatgtgcatttattttggataatatttctccgattaatttattcccacaagactggaatatttgcaaaatttttttgagatattttaaaaaaatttaatgatgcaacttatactttattcGGTGTTTATTATTCttctatgcatttatttttaatatagtgtATTAATATTATTGGAGTTTtagaataaaatgaaaatgatgataaattaCGTGATACTATTGTAACAATGCGAACAACATGACTACATTATTATAGCAaaatttctattatttatttagtttcttgtgttttttattcacgtatcaaattagatggtttaagtgattatttgGATACGTATTATGAATATTTACATTAAGATGAAACGGTAAATGTTAGAACTATACAAATAGTAGTTAAAAACGTAATAGTAGAATTATATAATGACCTTTGTAGTATATATAATCTAGATGATATtgaatcttctcaacctagtgacATACAAAGCGGGGACCCAAGTAAAATTATTGGAGGGCATAAACTTTTgttgaataggaaaaaaagcaaaatagagtaatatgaaatatttctaaaatagaaagctatttaaccatttctttttagTTTGCTAAATTCGAAGGTAGCATAGATTTTACAATTCTAGATTGGTGGAAAATGCACTCAACCCAATTCTCAACTATTGTTCTCATTGCAAAACAAGTTTTAGCAATCCCTTGTTCGACGATTGCGGTTGAACAAAAATTTAGCGTCGTAGGCAATATTTTGGACAAACAACATTCAATATTAGCTCTGTATTCGGTGGAGGCTTAAGCTTTTGTCGATGATTGAATAAAGGCTTAATTTCAACAACAAGAGATAGATTATAACCATGAAGCCAAATTCTTTGATGATGGAGATACCATCGCTACGCGTCTTGATATCGAaatgggtagcgacgattgacgatgagataaatatagggttatcaaagataaaagaactatatggactttgattcttctataccaagaagatatgtatgcGCTTAATACTAATTTATTAAGTTTAAGCTCcttcccctccctttttttccctcaaatttgataacattttacaatttaattacaatttatattttataattttataatttataattttcttttataattcattatttaaaaattaaattcaaaaatcgTAATGGAACCGGCAATTCCATTTTCGGTTTTGAACCGAAACTGGGCCTCAAACCGGCCCGAAACTGCTGGTTCAAAACACGAACCGGAACCGTCTCTTGAGGTTCTGGTTCCGGTTCCCCTATGGCCACTAGCCGGAATTGCCGGTTCCGGCCCGTGGCTATGTCTCGTCACGCAGTTCCAGGACGCGCGAAAAGCAACGGCCACGATCGCGTCGCCCCCGATGGCTGTCCACTTCCCACACTGTCAGAATCGGGATCGCGGAACTTGGCTCGCCATTGCCGAGACCGGGAGCACTGAGCACCAATCTTCATCCCTTCCTTCCTTAAACAACGAAACCATCGAATTCGCGACGGTTCCATTCAATCGCCGAGCGTCGATTCGCGGCACAGAATGCTTCGCGTCCACTGTCTGGCTCGAGTCTCTACCTGCTGTCTCTCTCCGAGAGCCGCGCCTCGTCCGGCGATCTCGATCTCCAGGACGAGGACGACGGCGGGTCGCGGCCTCAGATGGCGAGCGGTGGGGAGCACCAGAGGGTACGCGACGTCGTGCGATAAGCTCCTCTTCCGTCAGCTCTTCGAGAAGGAGTCGTCCACTTACACTTACCTGCTCGCCGACGTATCTCACCCGGATAAGCCCGCCGTGGTTAGGGTTTTCACATCCCGTTATCCCATTAACTTTTTGCTCAGTATATTCGATGTCCACTGCTTATTGGATTGCAAGGCGTCACATGCTTGGCGCTGACATTTCGATTGAATAGAATGCAGGGTGTTTTGTTAGAGTAATTTGGTGGAGTTTCGGATTGGTTTAGCATATACCTTCTCCTTGAAATTTGGTCATGGAGTCTGCAATGATTAGATTAGTGTGATGATGGTTGGATATTTTCCAGTTCCAGCTTTTTTGTCTGAATATCTCGCTAAACTTTATGATCATTCATTCTCCAAGGCCAAATTGAGTTCTGGACCTGTTGTGTACATCCTTTTCTAATTTCATGACCTGTTGTCATAGGCTTTTTATTGTATACTTATTCCAAAAATCAGATTTAGAAATGCCTAAGGCAGTGTCCAGAACATTTTAGTAGTCTCGATCACTCTGTAGCATATCAATGTCATAATCCACTGATCACAAGTCAACAGAAATGAAATAAAGTTAGCATATCGAACAAATGGAGTGCACTGTACCTGCAGAAAGTTGGGTTTAATGCATAAAATAACCTAATGGTGAAGTTCGGGAGATTTAGTGCTTAAACGGGAGCAAGGAAATACTGGAGTTAGCTACTACCTGCAGAAAGTTGATTATAACTGTAAATTTTGATAGATGCAAGACGGATCTTGAAAGTGCATTATTTTGAACAACCTGTCGAGATGCCACCAAAATATTTCAATCTAATGTTGTCTATAGTATTCATCGTTTCTCCACCTTTAGCTTATGGAAAGGTAAAGGAACACCTTTTCAGCCACAACCAAAACCGTAATCATCCTACTAGCAGTTCACCTCGATGTGAAGATGGACGAGTATATCAGGGTATTTAGGAGGATAGTTTGTCTGGCAGAGGATCTTAAAGAGACCAGAAGTAGTTTCTTAATATATAATCTGTTAGGAAGCAAGTTTCTCTGAATAGCCTACTTGATATCTTCAGGTATTCTGTTGTGTTACCTTTGATTTATTGGTGCTGTTAATCTATAATCGTTATCCTGAAGCATGTCTAACTACAGCAGTTGTGTCTATGGGGATGTATCCTGAAATTTATATGTCTTACTTGCAGTTAATTGACCCAGTTGATAAGACAGTTGACAGGGACCTCTCTTTAGTGAAAGAGCTTGGGTTGAAGCTGATATATGCAATGAACACACATGTACATGCTGATCATGTAACTGGGACTGGTTTGATAAAGGTAGGGCACTCATCTCCTGTGTCAATCTGTCTCATGTGCAAAACCTGCTTACTTGCTATTACACAGTAGTACCTCTTGATCCAGCTTGTAATCCTTATATGGCAGCATACATCAATTGCACTCCTtgctttttaacttttctaAAGTAGATAGTTACTCTGCCTTGCAGGGGAAAGTCCCTGGAGTAAAATCTGTCATTTCGAAGGCGAGCAATGCAAGAGCTGACTTTCTTATAAAAACCGGAGAGAAGATTCATTTTGGCGATCTATTCCTTGAGGTATCACAACCTGATCTTCTATACTTATTATGTCACCAATAGGACAACGGATTTTGGCATAATGCACAAATAACCGCGAATTCACTCTGGGCGATAATTAGCATTCATGAAAAACACTCCAACCTAAAAATCCAAAGGGCACTATTTGCTCTTGCATTTGGGTATTGGGTTATGCTGTGAATTCTAATATTTGTTCTGCAATACGAGATATTAAAGGGACTGCATTGAAGTGATTAACTCTTTTAAAACTATGCAGTCAATGCTGCAAGTTGCATATCCTGCCATTAACTGGCAGCAGTCACTCCCTCTGTCATGAGAAAGGACATTGACCTGGATTTGCATGTATGTTCATGTATTAACATCAAGTACcttcttttatttgttcttcACTTGTGTACTTAAGTCATATGACATTTCAATAATCTTCTTCCTATCGCAGGTCCGGGCTACACCGGGACATACACAAGGATGTGTTACATATGTCACAGGAGATGGACCTAGTCAACCCCAACCAAGGATGGCTTTCACTGGAGATGCCTTGCTAATTTGTGGGTGTGGGAGGACTGATTTCCAGGTTAGATTTCTTGCAAAATATCCCATACTTTGTAAGAGTGCAAAAGTTCGGCTGTTATTATCTTAATCAATTAATGCAAAAATCAGAAACCCTTTATGCAAGGGAATGGTTCTATTTTGTAGTTTATAAGACGGAACCTCCATACTTAAGTCTGATGCTTGATATTGGTACCTTGACAATGTGCTTGCAGGGTGGAAGTTCACTTCAATTGTACCAGTCGGTGCATGCACAGGTTAGGAGATTGAACAAATGAACGTCCTTCACTGGAAGGCAGTTACTTCTTTGATgcttaactctctctctctctctctctcagatttTCACATTACCCAAGGATACATTGGTCTATCCTGCTCATGACTACAAGGGATTCACTGTATGAAAATCTGATCCTTAGCTCCATAGTGTCATATTGTTCCAAAATCACAGACATTCTCAGAAAGTTCCATTTTGTAATTCAGGTTAGCTCTGTGGGGGAGGAACTTCTCTACAATCCCAGGTTTTTGAAAGATGAGGTGACATTTTCAACTTCACTTACTTTTCCATCGCATTAGATGTCACCTGCGACTTAGTTATATGCAGATGCATTATGTCGTCTCTTTCCATAGAAACAGGGGCTTGGCCAGCAGTGGTCCACCCTTACCGAGATTAAGAACCCCATCTTATCAAGGAGGGATTAAATAAAcgaacaattttttctttccatgcCTTAAATGATTCTCCTTGTTGGCATACTCATGTAAATTTAACCTCGTACTAAATTAAGTCCACCGACGAAACAAGCAAACTGAGAGAAACTAAAGGCTATTTCATTTCTGGGACTTCAGAAAGCAAGTTTATGGtagattttattaattttctcaaTAGAGATATATGACTTGTAACGATTAAGTCAATTTTCTTCTGCAAATAGGAACATTTGCTTGGCTTTGATCTCATGTTTTGATATGTTGATTTTGTCATCACCATGACTacgtaatctctctctctctctctctctctctctctctctctctctaactatgacacattttttcttcattttgcagaaaactttcaaaagtatTATGGAAAGTAAGTAACCACTTCTGCAATTGGAACTATCAATATTAAGATATTACTTTAGGTTGAAGGCTGCCTGTCAATACTTCATATGATATTGAAGTGGCTTTTGATAATATGTGCTGCAGACCTAAATCTCTCTTACCCAAAGATGATTGATGTGGCTGTTCCTGCAAACATGGTCTGTGGGTTGCAAGACCTGTCTGCAAAGCCAGCTGAGGCTGCATCAAACTAGGCACAGTCAGGTATAACCTGATAAAGATCTGTCCTGTGTAAGCAGTTATTTTCAAAGGCGATGCAGTTTGTTTGTTCACATATTTAATGTTTATGGTACTTAAGCGTTATACTGAAGAAACATATTTACCTTCCATGCTCTCCTGGGACATGTTCAGTGAACTGAGATTTTCCTCATAACCTTGCAGTGGTAATCCGACATTTAGCTTCACGACGGAAGCTAAATGTTGGATTACAACTAATTTTATGGTTGGAGAAAGTAGTGGCTGCCGTCAACCCCTACTAGTCCATCATGCTCCAAGATAGGTGTATGTCTAGCTTATTATCGTTTGGCTTTACTCTTACCTGTCTACGTGTGTATTTAGAACATAAAGATGAGAAAATAACAGGTATTCACTATTCAAGGCAATAATTGCTTCAAGTTTACGTAATTTTCTCATGGAGTGTGGATCCAGAGTCAACCCTCACTATGGTGGTAAAACTGAATGCAGAGTTCTCTTTTCGCAGAACACATTCTATGCACCTCGGCACGTGAAGTCTCTGTTGTTTATATGCGAATGTCACTGGATGTTTAGCTAAGAAATCAAGAGTCACAAGGGATTTTTCCCATTATAACGATGTCATGGGGCTTCAGTTAGAGCTCTCCATATTCGAGGAGTTATGCTCCACAGCTTTGAAGTGTCGTCACTTTTACttggataaaatttataaaatttctgCAAGGCAGTGTTAAACATATGCATACTCCCTCCGGTACCATGTCAAAAACCACAGTCGAGTCGAGTGGGTTCTTTGTGCGAGAACATTCAGCGTCGAAACCCTTAAAACTGAAATATACTCGCATGTTGAGCAAGGAGATCATGTCTAGTCCAAAGCAAGAACTCAAGGAGGCTCGAGTGTGGAAAGGACAAATGCCCTCTTTTTTGACCATATCAACCGAGAAAAATCCTCACTTTAGCACGTTAAGAGCGTGAATCGCGTGGGGCGCCTTTGTCAGAACAGAAGGCGTGAATGCGCCTGATGCAGGTAAGCTCCATTTTCAACCTTGTTTTGTATCAGTTTGACGCCATTGCACAAGAATTCTTGTTTGATTCCTGTTAATTAATCAACTCCGTGCAGTGTAAGTGCCGATGCGACCGTTGATGgccatcaccattcaatcctaTCCTAATGCCAAGCAGCGTTGGCGTCGCGATCCGCTTAGGTTGTTTGGTAGCTCTTTCGCAAAGTCAAAATCGGCCCTTCTGATGTCGCCATTTTTTTCCCTAGATGAAAATGGTCTCATTTGTTCAGCATCTTAGTtgaaaaaagaaggaacttCTAAACGCAGAAGTTCAAACCTACTCCGGGCGGACTCTTGACGAGTAAGAACGCGAAGCTGACAATGATTTGGGCGGTGGTCTAGTGTCCAATTTCTTTGCTCGTACCGGTTTCGTCGCTTGCATATTAtatcaaaggaaaaacaaaagcacaGAAGCGCTCAACTAACCTAGCCTTGCCCCCTATTGCACCTGTTCATACCAGTCGTATTTAAGACTTATGCAAAACTTTTTGACGCTCACAGTTTCAATGGCAGTCAGTCCTCTCCTTGTATTTATATACATACTTTCAGTATACTATGTAGTTTATACGTAGGGAGAGGCTTTCATTTCCTGTCTCGCTCTGCCGGCACGATCGCTCCTCCGCCTTAGCATTCTCGATGATGAAAATCTTCTAACCGATCGTCGGAACGGAACTGTGACATGATCTCGGGACGAAAATTGTAACAGGATCACTTGCTATTAGcgcaatttttttgttgatcaCGGCGCCTGCTCAAACGCCAAGGTATCCAAACAAAACAGGTCTCAGTACCGACCAATCCCTGAAAAACGTCCACATAGGAGAGGGCCCTTATGAATTGTCTTGTTCATGCGACACAAAACAAGTATGTACCTAAGTGGAAGATTGTTATACAATTGAATTGATAATAGTTAATATTCCTGATTCGCTCTGTGATGAGATTTTCCGAGCAGTTCACCGGCTGAGCCCTCGGAGTCGGTACCAAACTCATAGATCCACATCCAGATCTGGCTCCCTACTGACTTGGGTGGGATGAGGAGTAATGGCTGTAATTCAGAAGAAGAGAATTTCCAATCCTCAAACCCAAGAACAGGGGGCGGAGAAAGTCGACGTGAAGTCAACGAATCATGAGACAAAACTGCAGAACAGCGACCAGGGTAAGGCGTTGCCCGAGTCAATCTCGAAAATGAAAGTCCACGACAACAACCTCTCTGTTTCTTTATGGCTTTTGCCTTTTTCACTTTCCTTGTCTTGATTCATTAAAGACTGCTGTTACCTTTCATCATGCCCTTCTGTTTCTGCCTCAAACCACTCGAGAAGAGGCAGACCACAATGAATCGGAAAGCTTCCATCTTTCTGGCAATTGTTATAGTCCTCGCTTTCCGCTTCATCAACGTTGCCATAGTCATGAACCGCGAAGATCTCTACTTGGAGGCCTCGAACTCAAACGGCATCGAGTTGTTACGCTACATGAGCTTCGGCTCTGTTCCCTCTTCAGGCAGCACTTCCGGTAGCATCACATCCCCGTCATCACAACCCAAACAGGAGGGACGTGATCATCTTGGTCATGATGATGGTGATTTTACTTACACTGATGAAGTAGAGACAACGAAGCTTCGAGGCCCTCACGGATCGACTAGTGACAGGACCAAGGCTGGAGAATCCTTGGCAGCCAAGGATTTGGCCCGAGCTCAGAACAATTATGGGAAGATGACAGAGATCAGACATCGAAACCCCATATCAAGGCTCAACAAGGACAAGGATCAGCCGAAGCTGCATTTGAAGCTGGTCAATGCTTCGACTTCGCAGGAATCCGAGGCAGACGGGCTTTCGGGCACCCTCATGGCTACATTAAGATATGGAGTGATTCTGGGCTTTGAAGTGTACTTCATCGATGTATACATAGGTACGCCACCTCAGCATCTCCCTCTGATACTTGATACAGGTAGTGACCTCATTTGGATCCAATGTGCTACTTGCCCTGATTGCTTCGAGCAAAGCAGCCCCTACTACGATCCCGAGGACTCCACTTCTTTTCAAGAGATAAGCTGCCACGACCCTCTGTGTCTCCTGGTCTCGGACCCAGATCCTCTGCAGTGTCGCGAGTCGAAAAACCAATCCTGTCCTTATATCTACCTCTATGGAGACAGCTCGAACACTACTGGCAATTTCGCGTTCGAAACATTCACGGTCAATCTCACAGCACGGGCAAGTGACACCGAATTTGCAAGGGTGGGGAATGTGATGTTTGGCTGTGGTCGTTGGAACGGAGGCATATCTGACGGGGCTCCAGGGATGCTGGGACTAGGCAGAGGACCCCTGTCTTTGGCCTCTCAGTTTCATTCTCTGAATGGCCAATCATTCTCTTACTGTCTCGCGAATAGACATAGCAATCCTAATGCGAGCAGCAGATTGGTTCTCGGCGAAGCCGACGGCCTTTTGGGCCGCCCCGGTTGGAATTTCACTTCC is a genomic window containing:
- the LOC115731263 gene encoding persulfide dioxygenase ETHE1 homolog, mitochondrial-like, whose product is MLRVHCLARVSTCCLSPRAAPRPAISISRTRTTAGRGLRWRAVGSTRGYATSCDKLLFRQLFEKESSTYTYLLADVSHPDKPAVLIDPVDKTVDRDLSLVKELGLKLIYAMNTHVHADHVTGTGLIKGKVPGVKSVISKASNARADFLIKTGEKIHFGDLFLEVRATPGHTQGCVTYVTGDGPSQPQPRMAFTGDALLICGCGRTDFQGGSSLQLYQSVHAQIFTLPKDTLVYPAHDYKGFTVSSVGEELLYNPRFLKDEKTFKSIMENLNLSYPKMIDVAVPANMVCGLQDLSAKPAEAASN
- the LOC125316738 gene encoding aspartic proteinase nepenthesin-2-like, with the protein product MPFCFCLKPLEKRQTTMNRKASIFLAIVIVLAFRFINVAIVMNREDLYLEASNSNGIELLRYMSFGSVPSSGSTSGSITSPSSQPKQEGRDHLGHDDGDFTYTDEVETTKLRGPHGSTSDRTKAGESLAAKDLARAQNNYGKMTEIRHRNPISRLNKDKDQPKLHLKLVNASTSQESEADGLSGTLMATLRYGVILGFEVYFIDVYIGTPPQHLPLILDTGSDLIWIQCATCPDCFEQSSPYYDPEDSTSFQEISCHDPLCLLVSDPDPLQCRESKNQSCPYIYLYGDSSNTTGNFAFETFTVNLTARASDTEFARVGNVMFGCGRWNGGISDGAPGMLGLGRGPLSLASQFHSLNGQSFSYCLANRHSNPNASSRLVLGEADGLLGRPGWNFTSFLGAQESPDSTYYYVKIKSIMVGGEILDIPRETWEVSPDGHGGTIIDSGTSLSYFVGPAYKAIREAFERKVKAYPMVEEGDFHPCYNVSGVSKPEIPGFGIEFVDGAAWSFPVENYFIPVAPDGIVCLAMVEKDEFPGSSIIGNYLQQDFHMWFDMKKSRLGYAAMRCADV